GAATGGTAAACATAAAAAGAAAATATTAATGGATGAGCTACTGGAAAGAAAGAAGAGATTTTGCTTGCGCTATGCTTTTCAAGCAGCTATACATGCTATATGGAGAGAGAGGAATAAGATAAGGCATAATGAGAAGGCGTTGCCTATTGCTGCCGTTATGAAGTTGGTAGAGAAGGGAGTTAGAAATAAACTGAGTGTACTGAGAAGGAAGCATGTGAAGGGGTGGGAATGTGGACTTCAATTTTGGTTTAGCACTCGTCTTTAAACAAGTTTGTAGTCGTTTAAAGTTTGTAGGAAAATATGAAAGTTAAAACTGAGGTTCACACATGATGTAATAAGGGTTTTTTTTTATGAATAAATTTAACATTCATGTTGAAAAAAAAAATATTAATGGAATGTGACAAAGGAGATATAGGGAAAAATCATCTCATTCACTTCTTCTTATGATATTACTTTAATCTAGTAACTTAAAATTATCATATCCTATGAGCAATTTTAAGTTTTAAATAGCATTTGAAATACTTTTTTTATATTGTAAAATTTTAATATGAATTTACTTAAGTTTCTCGTTTTCTTCCTTTTCCATATGTTCTTGAGTGGTCTAAGCTATTAAAAGGTAATCAATTAGATTCAATCCCGGGAAGTTAGAATTCTGTAAGATCTTACCCTAAATAAAGCATCCATATACAGTAGTACTTCTCAAGTGATAATAATGTGACCAGTTAGTTTAGATCCACCAAGAAGGTGGGGACCTTTATCTTGATTACCGATCTTAGTAACTAACGGATCAAAGATGAATATAATTTTTGTTTTTAAAGTTCAAAAAGAGAAAAATAGAAAATCAACTAGGTAATAAAATATAATTTTATGTGAAGTCCCAAAGAACAACAACGGAAATTAGTTGTTCTCTGTACTTGATTTTCCTCAATATCTGAGTTTTTTTCCAGTTTCAAAAAATATATATATATATATATATCTGAGTTTTTAGCTCTGTCGGTTTTTCTTTTCCTAATGCATGCATGAGACTATGTTAAAAGGTTTATGCGGATACTATTTAACTTCCTCGACCGTATTAACATATAAAATTACGTTTTTTGTTCTTCAAAGGCTGTAATTATTTCGGTTAAATAATTTGTCATGAACCCAATTGATCACCTTATGGTTCTTAACATCTTTTATTACTACTAGATCCTTTCTCCGCATTACGTGCGGATAATATATTTAAATTTGTTACATTTATCATTTTTATTTGTATGTGAATTTTTGTATATTAAATTATATAAAACTAATTTTTAAATTTGATTTTTTTATATTTTTAATTTGAAGTAAGTATTTCTATTATATGTAACACAATTAACTAATAAAATATGTAGAATCAAGTCCAAAATTTTAGAGTTATGTAAAAAAAATATAATTATGTATAGAACATAAATTATCTTAGTTTAAAAGATCGGAATCTCATCTCGAATAAATTCACGAAATGAAAAAGTACTCCAATAACCTACTTAAAATATAAAACTCCCTTTTCAAAAAAAAAGCTTACTTAATAATATTTTTTTACGTGTAATAGTTGAAAAATAACAATTGAATATCGATCTAGAATATTATTTTAATATATCTAATGGTAAAATATTAATTTTAATAGACAATTTTTAATTTTGTAATATTACATGAATTAGAAGTCTTTAAAATCTAAAATCTATTTTATTAACATAATATATTTTTTATTCATTTATTATTTTGACGTTACAAAATATTGCTTTAGTTTTATTTGTATATTAATTTTTTTATAATTTAGTTTCTTTTTAAGTAATTTTAAAATTATCAAGAATATAATATATTTAAAATTATATATTTAAATATATCAGAATATGATGTCTCATTTTTATGTGTGTTTGCGTTTAGCAAATTTAATTTGTAGTTTGTATATTTAATAACAACTTGTTGCGTGCCGTTCTATGATTTTAATAAATATGTTGTCATTTCATTTTTATTACTATTAACATGATTTTTTAGTGGTTAGTGATATTGTATTTTTAACGTTATGTATTATATTTTATCGTATAATTTCTAACTCTTGATGCTGACACTTTTTTAGAATCATTTTAATTAGATAATAGGTTTAAAGATGTAAATAAAACTGTGTATGTTGTAAATTTAGATTTTTTAGTGTAACTGAACACTATCAATTATGGAAATTATATTATGATTTTATTTTACTAATTCTTTTTTTCTGTGTATACTTTTTGTTTTATTTTATATTTTTACAATTTTATTGTTTTATTCTTTAATTGCAAAGAATTGTTATTTTCAATTTTTGTTTCATATACCTTAAAAGTCTTTGGTTGATTTTTGTTTGTTTTCTTTCTCCAATTACAATGTACAGTTCGACCGTTTCTTTTTGTTTGGAGTCAAACTACTAATATCATCAGATAGAAAAGCATTCACTCCAAGAATGGAGTGAGTATTTGTGCTAGAGAAAACTGATTTAGCCACTAATATAGTGAGATGTTATAATATTAGAAGGTATGGAAACTCTTCTATTTTATCATACGCTGGACATAATTAAGTTGTTGTCAATTGATTCTATATTTGTGATAACTGAAAATACATCTTTATGTATTTCCTACATCATTCTTAATTGGTTTACGGTTCGACCATTTCTAATATACCGAGAGTAACATAATATTAGATGTTGATTATCTCCTTCCAATTAGGAATGAACAAAATGAGAGAAATTCAAGGTGAAACCACTTTATAATTTTGTCCTCATATCTATACAGAGTTAGTTTATAGATTATTCTATATGTTTCAAAATGTAATCAGTTTTAATTAAAATATGTAATATTTAAAAGTTATTACTTTAGAAAATTGTCATTTAATTTATAAATTTAATAAATTACGCAGTAATTTACATAATTTAATTGGCCACACAATATCCAATAAGTATAAAGTTACGTTGAAATATAAAAACAGTTTATATAGTGAAACGAAAAAAATACTTTTAAACCATTATAATATAAATCAAAAGGAATATTCAAATTATATTGAAACATTATAATAGTAAGAATCAGAAAAGCTGAAATCTCTACGTCAATCATTTACGTCGGTCATTCCTTAGACCATCTCCAATTTATTCCTCTATTTTTTTCTTTAAAACAGAGGAATTTCATAATAGAAATAGATTTTTGTCTTCGATGTATTTTTTTATTTTTCTCCTAAAAAGGAATATTTTGATATATTATTTTCTAAGTTTTTAAATAATACTTTTTATTTGTGAAAGTTGAAAACTAACCTATATAAAATTATGATATTATTTACACTAAATATTTCTTTACAAACTATTATGTAAATAAGAAATATAATTATATTTATATAAATAATAAATTTTACTAAAAAATATTTTCGATTATAATTGTTTAAATAAAAAGTTAAATGATCATTTTGTAAAAACAAATAGAGGAGGTGACATAGCAAAAATACAGTTTCTCATTGGCCGATTATTTTTCTCTATGTGCTATAAGTTTTTTTTTATAATTTGAATATTAGTATATGACTTACTTTTATGTTTTATATTGTACTGAATATAATGTGTTTTAATATTTTTCATGTGATAAGATTATATAAAATTTTATCATCTAGTATATACATTATGTACAGAACTGGCTATTGTTATATTTTAGAATACACCTTTTCTTTCGAATTTTACTATATTCATTTGTTTACTAAATGCTTATTTTGGGTTAATAGACTGTCATTATTTAAAAAAAATTAAGAGGCTGTGATACAAAAAAAAAGGACTTGGTTTTGTTTAAATTATATTTTTAGCTTTGAGTAAAGAAAAATAAAAGAAATACAGTTTATGCTTAATGCATCATTTATATCACAGCTCTTCTCTTTTTGATGATTTTGACAAACATTTATTTATCATCATCAGGGATTGACCTGTTGGTTTGTTTACAGTAATTTCAATATTAATTATAGGAAAAAAAGAATTTTAATAAATATTTTGTTTTATTTTACTAATCACGTAATCTGATAATTATAAATATATCGTTTAAAAGAATTCGATTTTTTTTAAAAAAAAAAATACAGCATGAATCAAACATAACTGCTCAAAGAATTAATTTAATAATTTTTCTATAAAGTCTACATGCATATATAGTCAAATTCATTTAAGACTACCTCAATTTTAGAATTTACCATAATTTTAGGGTATCTAATTTATACACTTCATTAAATCTAATTTTTGTCCTATAATTATAATTACATTATTAAAATCAAATTGTATATAATTTATTCACTTATAATTATAATATTTAAGTTTCTGAAAATAGAGAGACAATGATCTTATGTAATTTCATGAATTTGCAACAATAATAATAACATCTAAAATAGTTTTCACATGTTGGAAAAGGTTTTATTGCTGTCACATAGAAAACCCACAAACCCCAAATTATCAAACCATGCCGGGAGTTCAAAATCATTCAAAAGGGATTGGATCCAAACCCGATAAAAGATTGGCATACAAAACATATGAATCGACTTTTAGCCTATCCAATTTTACCTTGGGCTCAATCACAGGGAGAAGCTAAGATAAAACGACACCTGAAGATTCTGCCACAGCACTGTCGGCAACAACAGACTCTCGTTTGCTCTCCACTTCTTTAAAGCTATTGACGACGCCACTCCCTCCACAATCTTCTTGATGTTCACTGAAGCAAGGCAAGAGCTTGAAGAAGAAGAAGACGTAGAAAGCTTTCCAAGTTTAGCCGGCTATGTTTCCGGAATCGTATTCTCTCTATCTCTCCACCAGAAGAGACAATCTGTATCCTCCCGGGATTTTTTGGAAGAGTTATGACAATACACATAGTTCTCTTCCCTGTATTGTGACTTGAGAAAAAAATGAAGAGTCATGATGGGTTCGTTTTGGTAAAATGTGTACGTGCAACTGCAACTACACAGTGTAGTGATGCCCAGCTGTGTCAATGTCCAAGCCCTTCAGCTTTGCGACTTATTCAACATGTCCCTTCAGTGTGTGAAGGTCCCTAAGCCTGTCACAACAAAGCATATTCACTAATCAGAGTCAAGCAAACTCCAGTTTCTTCCAAGTTTAGATATCAAAGTAGACTTACCTTGCTATCAGAGAGAGTTAGTTCTATGTACCCTGTTGTCGAAGAAGCTGATCCAAGCCTTTCCACTCAAGATGTAGCGAATGGCAAACTTCAAAAGGTCTTGTGGGAAGTATGTAACAATGCTGTAAACCCAAATCACACCAGCCCATCCCCAACCGATACCCTTTACCTTAGCAAACGTCCAGTCAGCATACACTGCAATGTGCAGTCGCAACCTGCATATGGGAAGAAGAGTTAGATGAATCTCAGTGGGTTTCTTTTCTAGAACTCAGGAAAATATGGGCTTTTGATGTTCTTAGAAGTTGTGCAATGACGAAAGCAATCATCAGAAGCGCCCCAGGACGTTCAACGACGACCAGCTCCTTGACCTCGTGACGAAGATGGCGCTTGACTGATGATACTAACTTGAAGGTACACATCACCCATTAGCTCATCATTGTTGTCCCTGATTGACCTCACACCAAACTTGTCCTGCATATCAACGGTGAATTTTAGTTTCCTAAGGCAATATTTATCTACATAATCCCTCAAGCATCTTTACATAAAAGATGAAAAGAAAATGAGCTGATGAAGCTTACGGAGAAAAAGTCGGTCTTGTGAATCGACCAGAAGAAAACAACACTCATAACGGCTTGGTAACCTCCAAGCACAATTCCGGTGGCGAAAATTTCTTTGAGCTTCCAGCTATCAGGTGTGGGAGATGGCTTGACTCTATCCTTTGAGATTGTCATGATGGTACCTAAAAGATAGCAACAATCAATACCATAAGATATAATGCGCACGGTGTAGTTATTCATTCTCTGGAAGATAGAAAAAGATGTTAGATATTGGTGCAAACGAACACAAATAGTGGGCATAATGTAAGAAAAAAACTAAGAGTATGCGCACGGTGTAGTTCTTCATTCTCTGGAAGATAGCTCTGCTAGTGAGCACTGCACTGATGATAACACTCAATCCAGGTTCAGTGAGAACAATATCTGAAGCACCACGAGCAGCATCTGTAGCATCGGCCACAGCAATACCAATGTCAGCTTTCTTCAATGCAGGAGCATCGTTGACACCATCACCAGTCATTCCAACAATGTGTTTCCTCTCTTGCAGCTTTTTCACAATTTCATATTTGTGCTCTGGAATCAGAAGATAAGAAGCTTGGATCAATATAACAAAGCCTTTTCGAATGATCATATGGTGAGGTTTAAGAAGCAAGTTATAACCTGGAAAGACCCCAGCAAACCCATCAGCCTTCTCAATCAACTCCTCAACAGGAATGGATGCAATGTTGGAGTCCTTGACAGTACCAAGAAGAGCCGCAGATGGATACATGCTGGTTCGCATTCCAAGCCTGCGACCGGTTTCCTTACCAATAGCAAGTTGGTCATCTGGAAACGTAATTAGACCGCAAGTTAGGAAAAGCATATACATAGCCATGGATTTCTTGATATAGAAAATGATGAATAAGTTTAGTTACCGGTAATCATCTTAACGTTAACACCAAGATTCAAAGCCCTGCGAATGGTTTCGGCACTGTCGTGTCTTGGAGGGTCAATAAGAGTAAATGGAGAAACCAAGTGGAGGATGTATTGATTGATGGTGGATCAGAACGTGAAAGGAAATGAAGAAGAGGAAGAGCAAAGGGCAACGTCGAATCTCTCCTTTTAGATTTCAGATCGTGAAAAGTGAAACGAAGAAGGCGAAGAGCAAAGGGAATGGGCTTTAACATCGACATCTGGGATTAAAAAAAATAACGAAGCCCACATTTATAAATTCGTGCTGACAAGTCAAAAATGAGTCTTCTGATTGGCTGATTTTTCAATCCCATGTGGACAGTCTCTCTACTCCTCATATAACCCTTTTAGTATAGGTTAGATATGAAAAACTAAGAACCGTTAGTCTGGTCGAATAGTTTTTTTTATCTGAATAAAGATTTCAGCATGTTTTCATAGGTGAAAATATTGATTTACTTCTCATAAAGTGGATTTTACTTCTCATAACCCATAAGTAACATTAAAAGACACCATATATGAGAGTATAAACACAAAGAACATTATAATATTTGGGTTATAGAAACGTATCTTATTTTTCTTCATATCGAAGACTTTTTATGAAGCTTGCTGACATAGTAAAATTTCATTAAGAAAAAGAGAGTATGATAAGTTGTTGTCCAACGAATCCTTTACAATGAATGTAACTACCAAATTCATTAAAATTTCTATTAAAATAACACCAGAAAAATTGTGATGTCTCGTCTCTTTCAAGAGTTTAGGCTCAAAAGCTTCCCTATTTCTTATACACTGTTGTTAGTTTTACAACTCATTCCTTATCACCAATCTGTTCAAACCCTATCTACTTTTAACATACAAAAAGATTTATTTCCTCTCCACCTCTAGCTCTCTCTCTCTCTCTCTGACACTGTGACACATCAACCATTTGTTGAGTAGCAATTAAATATGAGAGAGATAGTTTTTTTGTAGAACTGCAAGTTAATAAAAGAATGTGGGGGTAAAGAAAGAAAAACGAGTACACAGTAGATGAGGACTATGAGACTTTAGTTTTCAAACTTGTTCTTTGTTTTGGCTTTTATTGGTCAAATCAGACTCTTTCAAAGATAGCTTTTGGCTCACCCTATACTCTATACAGGTTACTGCACATACATATGGTTATGGACTTGCACTAGTGACAACTATTTTGCATATTGATTTACACAAAACACATATATGTATAAAGTAGATTTTGATGGTGTATATAAGACAAAACAATAACTGAAAATTTTAGGACCAAGAATGGAGGCATAACCAAAGGAGAGGGGAACCACATTGTCTTTTATGGAGTTTTTGGGGACCATTAGTTTATTTTCACTCTCTTTCTCTTTCACATATTTTAAGCTTTACTTTGTCAAAAAAAAAACCCCCCCCCCCCCCCCCTCCAACACAAACACATGAAATTACAAATTTTTATGAAATCTCATAAATGTTCCTTCATTTTTCTTTTCAGTTACATTTATTTTTTACGTCCATAAAATCAGTCAATTACGACGGTGGTTTAAATGTCATTGCCCACAAGTAGATTTATGTAAATGTTAAAAAGTTCCAAGTTTAGAAGATCCGTTAAATAACATTAACCCAGACAGAATGTGATTTACCATTTATCGGTTTACTATTTTGGGGTGATTGGTTGGGCTGTAACTCTAAAAAATTTATTTTAGAATTTTTTTGATTTAACTTTAAGGGATGTAGCTTTAACACCTTTTATAACACCTTTTATAATTTGTATATATAGTAAACTCAATTTCTCTTAATCTAAAAGCGCACATGGCCTCCAAATTGCCTTTGTTGGTTCACAACTTCACATTGTGTTCCAAACTTGGAATTCAAGAATATTTCTGATATCTACTTTTTCTTTACCTTATTTTCTTAATGTAAAGAAAAAGTAGATATCAGAAATATTCTTGAATTCCAAGTTTGACCCCTTGGATACAACAAAATATGCAACCTATATCAACGTTAGAGAAATGATGATTGATGATGTGATTTCATATTTTCCTTTTCGATCTTTAAATTCCAAAACAAAAGGCACTGTTGGGTTGCTCCCTATTAGGTGAAAAAACTCACAGAAACAATACATCTCACTTTCTTTCCATCACTATCTCTATATCTTCTTCCTCTAAATGCATATCTCAATTATATATATCTTGCTTTGAACACTGCATGCTCTCACACTTTGTTGCAACTATCCAAAAGACAAAGTGTATACCAGAGAACCTTCTTGTCACGCCTCTCTGGCTCTCTTACTTCTTTCTTGTGGTCCATTAAAACCCTAGTTTTTTCTTTTATTTCTCCATTTATATTAGATCATATAAAGTTCATGCTTTTTAGCCATCTCTCATATCTTCTTATATATACTAAGATTCACAAGAACTGAAAAGAAAACAAAAGAAATGGAATGGTCAATGACAAGCAACGTAGAAAACGTGAGAGTTGCTTTTATGCCGCAGCCATGGCCAGAGTCGAGCTCCTTTAACTCGCTTCATAGCTTCAACTATGATCCTTATGCAGGTATATGCACACAATTATTATATATTTATAGACCCTATTTTTAATTGCATATATAGTTGCTTTTGTTTCTTTGATTTAGTTGTATATATACATGGTCCTATCTCTTTTATGGCGTTGTTGTATTGGGGTAAGGTTTTCAATCATATATATTTTCACCTATATGTTAGTGTATGTTGTAAATGCCAATATAATTTCACGTTTGACACGTTCATGGACTTTGTTTTTGTCACAACAAATCTATGAACTACAAGAAAAGAAAAAAACTTATTTCCCCACTTTCAATCCCCTAATATTATTTGAGAAACATTACAACTTTTTTTTGTAACCACATGTCATCACTAAGATGATTCTTATAATCATTAGAGAAATATGTTGGTCTATCTAATTATATAATCAACTTTTTATTAAACTAACAATAA
This genomic interval from Brassica oleracea var. oleracea cultivar TO1000 chromosome C2, BOL, whole genome shotgun sequence contains the following:
- the LOC106323126 gene encoding ATPase 1, plasma membrane-type-like; amino-acid sequence: MAMYMLFLTCGLITFPDDQLAIGKETGRRLGMRTSMYPSAALLGTVKDSNIASIPVEELIEKADGFAGVFPEHKYEIVKKLQERKHIVGMTGDGVNDAPALKKADIGIAVADATDAARGASDIVLTEPGLSVIISAVLTSRAIFQRMKNYTVRILLVFFLHYAHYLCSFAPISNIFFYLPENE